The following coding sequences are from one Primulina eburnea isolate SZY01 chromosome 15, ASM2296580v1, whole genome shotgun sequence window:
- the LOC140814760 gene encoding uncharacterized protein isoform X1 produces MINSIQISKGNQSQQKTKPQPNFSKPLIIFHELHLLCIIEFYVSSGHRRTQSAVDEREVLPSSLETTSAATIATAVSIATQSIEIAFEFKPVAHPMEPLDLDRPIPCPLPEPSMLNDGTHGRIWKEQVRKPDLPVVPMPSSTKSETHSQKPRPVSSRAIVPSISAPEGNILKLLEECNAFAT; encoded by the exons atgatcaATTCAATTCAGATAAGTAAAGGGAATCAATCCCAACAGAAAACAAAACCACAACCTAACTTTTCAAAACCACTCATTATCTTCCACGAACTCCATCTTCTCTGCattattga ATTTTATGTGAGCAGCGGACATCGTCGGACTCAGAGTGCGGTT GATGAACGTGAAGTTTTGCCTTCAAGTTTAGAGACAACAAGTGCTGCAACTATAGCCACGGCTGTATCCATTGCCACGCAGAGTATCGAAATCGCTTTCGAGTTCAAGCCGGTAGCTCACCCGATGGAGCCTCTCGATCTTGATAGACCAATCCCGTGTCCGTTGCCAGAACCATCCATGCTTAAT GACGGAACTCATGGAAGAATATGGAAAGAGCAAGTAAGAAAGCCCGATCTTCCCGTCGTTCCCATGCCCTCGTCGACCAAATCCGAGACACACAGCCAAAAACCTCGCCCCGTTTCGAGCAGAGCTATTGTGCCGTCGATTAGTGCCCCGGAAGGCAACATCCTTAAATTACTGGAAGAGTGTAACGCATTTGCTACTTGA
- the LOC140814760 gene encoding uncharacterized protein isoform X2 → MVGMFSRFYVSSGHRRTQSAVDEREVLPSSLETTSAATIATAVSIATQSIEIAFEFKPVAHPMEPLDLDRPIPCPLPEPSMLNDGTHGRIWKEQVRKPDLPVVPMPSSTKSETHSQKPRPVSSRAIVPSISAPEGNILKLLEECNAFAT, encoded by the exons ATGGTGGGAATGTTTTCAAGATTTTATGTGAGCAGCGGACATCGTCGGACTCAGAGTGCGGTT GATGAACGTGAAGTTTTGCCTTCAAGTTTAGAGACAACAAGTGCTGCAACTATAGCCACGGCTGTATCCATTGCCACGCAGAGTATCGAAATCGCTTTCGAGTTCAAGCCGGTAGCTCACCCGATGGAGCCTCTCGATCTTGATAGACCAATCCCGTGTCCGTTGCCAGAACCATCCATGCTTAAT GACGGAACTCATGGAAGAATATGGAAAGAGCAAGTAAGAAAGCCCGATCTTCCCGTCGTTCCCATGCCCTCGTCGACCAAATCCGAGACACACAGCCAAAAACCTCGCCCCGTTTCGAGCAGAGCTATTGTGCCGTCGATTAGTGCCCCGGAAGGCAACATCCTTAAATTACTGGAAGAGTGTAACGCATTTGCTACTTGA